Within the Microtus ochrogaster isolate Prairie Vole_2 linkage group LG2, MicOch1.0, whole genome shotgun sequence genome, the region taaaagcatgcgccactaCGCCCCGTTAATTTTTAAGTGTGGGTGTTTCGCCTGCACAAGTCAGTGCATAACATGTTCctggtgactgcagaggccagaaaagggcttcAGACCCCCCcgaaaccagagttacagatggtggtgtaccaccatgtgggtgctgggaatcaaactcaggtcctctgcgagagtaGCCTgagctcttaaccgctgacccacttctccagctccccccCACCTGTTTATTATACACCCttgatagacacacacagaggactgcagcTTTCAAAGAAGTAAGCAAATTTGTTGTTGgtaggagggtggggagagggccGCGTTCACCTCCCCGTCACCTGCAGGATGGGCAGTTAGGGTCAATAGAAAAGGCAGTAGTGGGCACAGGTCCGTGCTGTACAATATAGAAGAATCTGATATAGATACTTTGTATAAAAGCCATTTGTCCTTGCTTGTGTCCTCTTGCTGTCTGGCTGGGAGGCATTGGGAGATGAAGCTGGCAGGGTGAGCCGGCACACAGGGACACCCTGTGGTCCCCATCTTCTGGTTGTGCCCTTGTGGAGTCATTTTGGGTCCTTAGTGGGGGCATAGCAGAGCTCTAAGGGCCTGGACACTTTCCAGAACTTCTCATTCACGAGCTCCAAGGTCAGCGAGCCATTCAGCGtctagagaggagagaggcagggggaggaaagttggaaaaggaaaaggacgagacaagggaagaggaaagaaaagggggggaaggggagtgtgCAGAACCAAAGCccacagagagggacagagcaggGCTGAGACGCTGGGGGACAGGACATGCTCACCGTGAACGCTCCACCCCCAGGCGCTATGTAGATGGTGTACTGCTTCTCACTGACACCTTCCAGGCTGGGCAGGGTGGGCTCCTCAGGACCTTCGCCTCCTCCGGCAACCCCACTCTCCCCACCACCCCCATCAGGTCCGCCTGTGTCCGAGGCACCCCCACCAGGCCCTCCAGGCTCTATGGTTTCCTGTTGCTGCCTCCGCTCCAGGGCAATACGCAGAGCCAAGTACTTGGAGAGATGATCCACAGTGGCGTTCCCAGTGGTCTTCACGTACCTGGAGGACAGAGCGGGGACGTGAGGGCAACAGAGTCCTCGAATGGACAATGTCCTCAAAAGGCCTGGCTAGAGACACAggtaccccaggctggcttctagcTAGCTATGTAGCTGAAGGTGACCTTAAGCttctcatccccctgcctctgggattacaggtgcacaccaccaccctagtttatgtggtgctgcAGGAGAAAGTCGGGGTCTCATGGCTGTTTGAAAAGCAcgctaccaactgaactacaccccaggCCTGAAGCCCCCTTCTGATGCAGAATCCTGAACTCAGGTAGGGCTCCTCACCTAGTCTGAAGTACACCCCAGGCCTGAAGCCCCCTTCTGATGCAGAATCCTGAACTCAGGTAGGGCTCCTCACCTAGTCTGAACTACACCCCAGGCCTGAAGCCCCCTTCTGATGCAGAATCCTGAACTCAGGTAGGGTCCTCACCTAGTCTGAACTACACCCCAGGCCTGAAGCCCCCTTCTGATGCAGAATCCTGAACTCAGGTAGGGCTCCTCACCTAGTCTGAACTACACCCCAGGCCTGAAGCCCCCTTCTGATGCAGAATCCTGAACTCAGGTAGGCTCCTCACCTAGTCTGGCAGTACTCTCCCTTCTCCACAAGCAGGGGGTGGGGCCGGAACACAAGCTCGATCTCGCCGCCTGGCTCTGGAGGACTGGGAGCCCCAGGAGGGCTGGGGGGGCCCAGAGTTCCCCCTCCCAGAGTGCCACCCCGATCACCAGAGTCTTCAGAACCAGCACCCCCGCAAATCCCCCCAGCAGCACCACCTCCTGTCCCTACAGTGCTGCCCCCTGCACCCCCTCCACGGGGTCGCTTGGGAGCAGGGCCTGGAGTGGAGTCAGGAGCGGAGTCAGAGCTTACATCCTCtccatccccttctccctccccaggtTCTCCTTCCCCCCCACTCATGGTGGTGGTCTGATCTGATCCGGGCATCGGCCGCCTTACACGCTGGGCCCTGTAGAAATAAACAGTCCGGGTTAGAGAGAGCAGAACTCAAGCCTCTAAGTGTTAAACTTCACAGGACTCTGATCCATGGAAATCCTAACGGTGATGTTCCGTGTTTACCAGTCCCTAACGATGTATCAAGCATAGTAAGTGTTTTTACTTCTATCTGATGACTGAAGAAACAAGACTAGACCAGTCTGAGAACACAGGCACCTGCCTGGTCAACACCTGGCAGCTGGAAGAGGGTAGTCTACGAGACCCCTACTCCAGACCCCCTCACAGCTCACACCTGAGTCTCCAgacctccacacctgtgcatGGCCTGCATCCGAAGCCCCTCCTCGATACTGGAGCTCAGCGCCTGCTGGTTGTGCAGGCGGCTGAGGCGGATGAGCACTCGGTCCTGATGGGCCTCGTATTCTTCCCGGCTAGGGTAGATTTTGGAGATCAGGGCATCAAAGTTGGGGTCTGGCCGTAGGGACCGCTTGGATACCAGCTTTTTCCGGCAGGTAGGGCACTCCTTGTTCCTGGGTTGGGAGAGAAGAAGCTCTGTGGGCTCAGTCGCCATCACTgatatctcccccccccccactgcaaaCGGTCCCTCCTGTTACCCGCTCCGCAGGGCAGTGACGATGCAGTCAGAGCAGAATCTGTGGAGGCACTCCTTGGTGGTCATTGTGTTCTTCAGCATGTCCAGGCAGATGGGACACATGAGCTCCGAATGTAACGACCGGGGCGAGACCGCTATCTCTGTCCCATCCATGATGGCTTCCTGGGCCATTAGCAGGTGGCAGAGGGTCGGGGAAAGGAATTTCAGAACCCGGACAGCCATGCTGGCCAACTGAGGAAGATGGGAATTCTGGGATGGAGGAGACCAATGACTTGGAAATTACCCAGAAGGGATGAGGACTCATTCACAAGGAGTTTTGAAACAGAAGAACAGACGTTTGGTGAGATGCTAGGGTTAGTTGGGGACGGCACAGGCTTGGCgaatatttattcaacaaacttctttttgtttgcttttttggggggtctcactatgtgtgTGACCCTAGCTGGCCTGGATTCACTATGgaaaaccaggctgacctcaaacttaggagatccacctgcccctgcttctgcAGTGCGCCACCACACCCCGCCTCAACAGGCTTTCTTAGAACTCTAAGAGCAAGACTACTAGAATTTCAGGGGGCCTGTTAAAACAGATTTTCAGTCAGAACACTGGAGAGTTCGCTTAAACTCGTAGGACGAGTCTGTGTACACGGACATGTGGGACATGTGCGAGccgagaggagagagaaaaggtaaCTTCTGGCGTCTGTTTACCGTGCTCCAATTAACGCAGCACTATCTGCCATACCTCTCTGACACTGCTGTTTGGAGAGGTTAAATCGGATTAAACGAGGTAAGTGCAGAAGTGCTTTGAAAAGATGAAAGGTGATTCGAACGCAGAATCGGGCAAAGAATAgtgtgaagggggagggggagagctgGCGGGAGGGGGTGAGTTGGGACTGGAAGATCCCTGTCACCTGCGGGGTCCGGTGCAGCTCATAGAGACTCAGTTCCCACGTTTTGCTGGCATTCTGGGCATTCGCCGGTGTCGTCATGGTGACGGGGCGCGGACCCCCTCCAAGCAGGGCTCGGCCGAGAGAAGTCTGCGGAGTGAGGGGGGGAGGGGACGATGTCGGGGCCGCCCCTCTGCAGACCCCGCCCCCGGAGCCCTGTGCGCGCACCCCGCGGTCCCTCACCCGGCTCCGGCCGTCGCGCTGCCCTGCCGCGGGCCTCTCCCCGGGGACCCCCGGGCTGCGCCGCCCTGGTCAGCTCGGTCCGCAGCTGCCACTCACGCCGCGGCTCTCGctgccaccgccgccgccgccgccgccatggCCCGGGCGCTGAGGCCCGACGTCACTTCCGCCCTCCTTGCATCCCACCCCCGCGGCGAAGACGTCACCGCCCTCGCGGCGCGCGTGGAGGGTGCCGTGGAACCGGGTTCCCCCTCCCCCGCGGGGCGCACACGGAGccggcctgggggtgggggtgctggtgCGTGCACGTGGGGAACCCGAGGGCGGAGCTCCCCTCGCGGCGCGGACGATGATCTCCATCTTCCCCCAAGCCGGGGCCCGGGATCCCCGGAAAGCCGGCCGCAGCTGCACCTCTGCTACTGGGCGCGCGCCCTGCGCCCCTAGGGCTGCGAGGGGTCCCGGGTGTCCGGGGGACCGGCCCGCGCTCCGCCCGGCCTCTCCCCCTCGAGGTTTGGGGGCGGCGGCTCGGGACGTCCAGACGCAACTCTCGGCCGGAGCCAGAGACTCGAGAATTGCGTTTGGACAATCAGGAGCCGCGGCCCGGGGCGGGGAGGGAGGCGCACCGGAGGCATCGGGGATGGAGACCCCACGCGGAAGCAGGGAAACCAGATGGGACCCCCGTGGGGGAGTCGGGGAACACACGAGTGAAATGTGTGGCGTGGGAAAGTGGGCAGAGCCTCTCTGGGACTCGGAGTGAAGGAAGCGGACGGAGAGGAGCGCgaagaggaaggagcagggcCATCCCGGTTGAGTGCAGGGAATGAGGAGCACGGAGGAAGAGACCATGACGGGCGTTCTGTCCCCCGCCAGCCTGCGCTGCGGCTGCCAGGGGGTGGCCTGTCTCTGGGACAAGTTAGCAGTGGGTCCCCTCGCCCCCAACCCCAGTTACCCCCTACTTCCCTGTTCTCTCCTTCAGTCCGTGGCCAGTCCTTATGTGGGCGCCAGAGTCGATTAGCGCGgaccccctccccttcctcctccttctcccagccccctcccttctgctctcctcCAGCCCCTTTCATCGGCTAGTCCATTCCCCTAATCCTGGCCCCCTCCCCTAATCCCCCCCCATCCGACCCCAGGCCGGCTGTGGCTATTGTaaggtggagagaagggaggggagcagagaaaggaggggtgggggtgggccaCCTGTTCCAAGACCCCCTTCCAAGGCCAGACTGGACACCAGGATGGGGCCAAGAACAAATCACCCTTGGGGGCCATAAGGACCCGGGGATTGGTGGGGGGGGCATGACTGGTGCTGCAGGACCAATGAAAGAGGGTGGGGACAGAATCCCCTCCCTCTGAAAGACCCCGAGTGTCACGCACACACAGTGACATACACTCTTTCCTCTCACACCCGGCGGCGGGGGTTGCCCTGGGAGACCAGGCAGTGAAAGGGAGCAATCCTTcggaaaggggagagagggggaggtggggaagggtcTGAGGGCTTGGACACAAGAAGAACcggaggtggcagggaagaggatTTGGAATTTATTAGGGTCACAAGCACCCCTGCCTTCCATATTCAGCATGCCTGAGCCACACACTGCCACCCCCTTTGTAGCCTGGGAAATTAGCGTCCTCGTCAGCaggaggccaggcggtggtgggggAGCGGCGAGCAGCGTCCAGCTTCCACGAGGCAGTTACAAGAAAAGACCTCCTGAGAGGGGCAGAAACATGGGAACAGGTGCATGGGTCACCGGTGAGGTATACGGATAGGCACCCACTCTGTCCCTGGTCTAGAGAAGGGACCTCTGCCCTTCGGGCTGCACGGTCCCCTCACTTTCTCATTCCAGCAGTTGAGGTTGTGCTTTTCCGTCCCGTCCGCCCTCCCCCACGAAGGCCTCATACCAGAGACTTCCACTGAGGCCCCTGTGATATATCCACTGTCTTCAGATGCCAAGAAGGCAACCACATCTGCCACATCTATGAGGACggtgggggaagggcaggctCACTGCCTTAGATCCGGAGTGGCTATCCTCCCACATAACCCCAagccacaccaatcattaatcccTCTGCgaccttttcaaaaatattacagATTTAAAGATCTCTTCAAGTCCCCTCCTCAGAGCCTTCTCCCAACGCATGCTTACCCTCAGGGTCCCCCAAGTGTCCTAACGGGATCATTGCAGTCACCTGTAAGGAAACACGCTTGTCGCTGAAAGTTTCTTTTAtggactttttttcccctctttttttcatCCCTCACTAAATACATGTCTGGAATACTCACCGTTTGCACTGTGCCCAGTAATCTCCCTCACCGGCCTCCTCTGACTTGCCCTCCACCCACAGCGTACCTTGTCCTTCACTTTCTCTGGCATTTTCTGGGTCATGGGTGTTGTGATGAACCCTGGGAGGACTGAGTTACATCGGATCCCATGTCTGTGGGAGGAAGAATGGATGCTGACCCTGGGAAAGACACTGACCCCTCCCTCAGTAGGGTGCTCCGTTCTGACCCACCGTCCAAGTTCGCGGGCTGCAGTCTGAGTGAGCCCAATCACTCCCGCTTTGGAGGACGCATAGTTTGCTTGGCCAATATTCCCCACCTATGGTGAGTCAGAGACCCAGGGTGAGTCAGGAGTCTCCAAGGGAGTCTTCCCAGAGTCCACGCGGCTAGCTGCCCTGGTCCAGCTCAGCCTGACCTTTCCAATGATGCTACTGATGTTGATGATGGAGCCACGAGAGCCACTGGACACCAAAGCCTGGGCTGCAGCCTGAGTGACTAGGAAGGTGCCCTGGCACGAGAGGGTAATGAGCTGGCAAGATCAGCTGGGGTGGCAGCCCTCCTCCAAGTCCTTCCCCAGGCTGGGGGCGGGCACAAGTCACGGGTTCAGAGGTCACCACCTTGAGATTGACAGCTATAACTCTGTCCCAGTCTTCTTCCGACATGTGGAGCAGAAACTTATCGCGTGTGATGCCCGCACAGGACACAACGACAGATGGCGGGCGAGAAAAGCAGGCctatgggagggagggggaggctgaCACCAAAGACCACAAAGGGCCCGGCCGAGGGCTGTGGGACGCGGTGACTGGTTCACCTGCACTTGGTCCAGCAGGCGCCTGGCAGCGGGGGCCTGCGACACGTCCGCCTGGAAGGCGGCGTGCTTCCCGCGCGGCGCTCCGGCCTCGCTCCCCGAGCCGCCCAGCAGCTGCACGGTGTTCTGTGCCGCTGCCCCGTCCAGGTCGCAGGCGGCCACGACGGCGCCCTCTTTCGCCAGGCGCATGCTGATCGCGCGGCCGATGCCGCTGCCCGCACCTGAGATGGGGGGGGGAGTCCGCGGTAGTGGGAAAGACgggcggaggtcagaggtcaaggggCGCCAAGTTACTGAAACTAGGACAAAAGCGCCAGGGACCCCAGGGATGGCGCTCGCTGACATGGCCCCGGCACCCCAACCCACCCTGGGAGGGAACCCCTGAACCTGTGACCAGAGCCAGCGCGGAGCGGAGCCGGAGCTGAGACGCCATGGTGGCTGGGGGCGGGCGGGCCCCGTAGCCCAAGCCAATCCGAGCACATGGGGGCGTGGCGAGGGCCGAACCGGACCCAATGGAAACCCCGTCAGCCATAGGCCTTCGGCAGCCACCTCCCACTGTGGGGGCGTGGCCACCCACCACCCCTGGGGACTTGGGGAGTATGTGTAGACAAGGGGCCACCACTCCCCCCGAAAACAAAGACTGCAAGCGGGGCAGAAGATCCAAGTACTTTATTTATGATCATCGTGCCTCCTACCCATTCAAACAGTGATATAAAaggaatagaaacaaaaataaatcaggcCGTGAGATTTTACCAAGGGACATTCTCCCATCCCTCTACTTCCGAATCAGGACACAGGATTGATGTCTACCCACTCCTGTCTCCCCGAAGCCACCACCGACCAGTGCAGAAGGGGTCGGACCTTGGAGGACCCCGTGTGGCATGTTGGTGTGGGAAAACAAGCAGGGTAGGGACCACCAGGTAGGCTCCAGTCATCCCAGTCTTCTTCATGGTCCCTTTATTTCTCACCAACAACATTGTTGGGCAGTGTCCAACACTTTGGTCCCCCTGACCTGTCATTCTCCAAGGCTAAAACTCCTTCCTCTGGCGAGTTAACACTGGCCAGGGCTCCCAACTGTCtttatttgggaggcaggggtggcAGATTCCCCCGCCCTCACTCGAGGTGGGCAATCAGTACCATCATGACGACTCCCCCCAGCAGGCCCAGCACCTCCAACAGAGACTGTAATGGGGACGCCTCTCTCAACAGCTCAGGCAACACAGACACTGTTGCTACATAGATAAAACCACCAGCAGTGAACGGCAGAACCCAGCCAGGCCCGGCACCACCTGCCATCTCGCTGCCTACTGCCCCTCCTTCGGTGAGAAGGGCACACGCTGTGCCTGCCAGCGCTCCTACTGCGGTCAGGAGTTGCAGACGCATCGCCTGGTgggcagaaaagagaaaggtcaTCGACAGCTGACGACTAGGCGTGACGGTGGGGACAGCTGTACAAGTGTGCACGCTTTCGGAAAGGTGGAGACGGTAAGGGGCTGGTGCAATGGCTCCATTGATAGTGTTTGCTGCACAGCGTGAGGATAGGAATCTGGACCCCAGGCACCTGCATGGAAAGGCAAGTGCGGTGGGGGTGTTTACAATCCCAGCACCGAGAAGCAGAGGCTCCCTGGCCAGCAGACAGTCACCCAAGACCCCCAGCCCCAAAAGGCTGAAAAGCACTAGAaaagcggtggtggcgcatgcatttaatcccagcacttgggaggaagaggcaggcagatctctgtgagttcgagatcagcctggtctacagagctagttccagctccaaggctacagagaaaccctgacttgaaaaacaaaaaataaataataaaataaataaaa harbors:
- the Ring1 gene encoding E3 ubiquitin-protein ligase RING1, with product MTTPANAQNASKTWELSLYELHRTPQEAIMDGTEIAVSPRSLHSELMCPICLDMLKNTMTTKECLHRFCSDCIVTALRSGNKECPTCRKKLVSKRSLRPDPNFDALISKIYPSREEYEAHQDRVLIRLSRLHNQQALSSSIEEGLRMQAMHRAQRVRRPMPGSDQTTTMSGGEGEPGEGEGDGEDVSSDSAPDSTPGPAPKRPRGGGAGGSTVGTGGGAAGGICGGAGSEDSGDRGGTLGGGTLGPPSPPGAPSPPEPGGEIELVFRPHPLLVEKGEYCQTRYVKTTGNATVDHLSKYLALRIALERRQQQETIEPGGPGGGASDTGGPDGGGGESGVAGGGEGPEEPTLPSLEGVSEKQYTIYIAPGGGAFTTLNGSLTLELVNEKFWKVSRPLELCYAPTKDPK
- the Hsd17b8 gene encoding estradiol 17-beta-dehydrogenase 8 isoform X2; its protein translation is MASQLRLRSALALVTGAGSGIGRAISMRLAKEGAVVAACDLDGAAAQNTVQLLGGSGSEAGAPRGKHAAFQADVSQAPAARRLLDQVQACFSRPPSVVVSCAGITRDKFLLHMSEEDWDRVIAVNLKGTFLVTQAAAQALVSSGSRGSIINISSIIGKVGNIGQANYASSKAGVIGLTQTAARELGRHGIRCNSVLPGFITTPMTQKMPEKVKDKVTAMIPLGHLGDPEDVADVVAFLASEDSGYITGASVEVSGGLFL
- the Hsd17b8 gene encoding estradiol 17-beta-dehydrogenase 8 isoform X1, which encodes MASQLRLRSALALVTGSGVPSQGAGSGIGRAISMRLAKEGAVVAACDLDGAAAQNTVQLLGGSGSEAGAPRGKHAAFQADVSQAPAARRLLDQVQACFSRPPSVVVSCAGITRDKFLLHMSEEDWDRVIAVNLKGTFLVTQAAAQALVSSGSRGSIINISSIIGKVGNIGQANYASSKAGVIGLTQTAARELGRHGIRCNSVLPGFITTPMTQKMPEKVKDKVTAMIPLGHLGDPEDVADVVAFLASEDSGYITGASVEVSGGLFL